The Onthophagus taurus isolate NC chromosome 2, IU_Otau_3.0, whole genome shotgun sequence genome includes a window with the following:
- the LOC111427121 gene encoding uncharacterized protein isoform X3, producing the protein MVVGDANINNIMGGIANTGVRLHSYKRKLKQRFDIIKKLGQGTYGKVQLGINKETGQEVAIKTIKKSKIETEADLIRIRREIQIMSSVRHPNIVHIYEVFENREKMVLVMEYAAGGELYDYLSERKVLAEEEARRIFRQIAIACYYCHKHKICHRDLKLENILLDENGNAKIADFGLSNVFDDTRLLSTFCGSPLYASPEIVKGTPYHGPEVDCWSLGVLLYTLVYGAMPFDGSNFKRLVKQISQGDYFEPKKPSPASPLIKDMLTVNPKYRADISDICSHWWVNTGYDESALEISEYLANQTPVRLDYLLSLAPPPPQLESDKLVVTGDVVPDENVNKLESVAPPARSQSVGSLMELSHPAEKRIKDLLSEQQQATTPSTTTPKRKLELLSSSTDQINQANRKDKIIKENTIADISVHATIHEHAQEEDANKACEPAPLDKSRTQTLSKEMDVEQFEESEQGAACAEILLEEEEAKKNVDVKKQLKTTKTGSSLVPTKLEEINENPSQENLCDKENVIQKKPDEVQKEEKIKENKTQENEDEKLKDKSPSKKVKKILTDKDDNRIESVKKEEIKEKLEEKEIKDDEGSKKEDVENKPLERRRSRIYEQAEKFQNLIAANESKTNIPEKPKKVILPGVNVDGYKKQFERKCSLTSTSPPKVAKCSIPKRISIDKQQSADKEKSPEEKIQIDEKKKEEVKKDVKENVKDIKPEKNAKPLDTNLKEKENISDERKTQLKNAVNVISNALEKEGTRKSKSRPCIRKPPVPFGVGGRSASGSIGMISTPLSPEETQKQLKLQISPNNDTRMATVQVSTPEHIKYEPALEDNKTSSAEITLKSATLPRRKTTKAEIHLNYPQPKPATMEFKTEMAHRIEAPQKLTTQRSEAVFPVVAAPNLTQRSASVEPDTNKSKPKERIIPIAIEKQDDKKQNVTVTSPGANVKPPITAVGANKGLQNQKSYQSQRSSSLSRQSTQESDSENTVSGAGEPIRKSPREYIIPIAVEGGGYVTPRAGSLEPSETGSTTSTITNSSRRSKFPRSAARRMNSLLSDRDGSEDESPFAIHRHSSFGRDSDTEESRKDTFPMHRLRSSRPRKSNLEHTDSMSSGEDDDDDGFDILTAENLFSTLLSRVKDLTQRINVDDRPGFPSSRLLSHFDHGTNFWNFKSRLDPFSRTTPFGRTLSQERTTSGSNHSPRPTIGGGAPWRRSVSRDLASDIESVFNDNQTPTQAATLPRGDNKPTQQDNLNLSDLNLKQLKLSEEDAIALSYLTPGLSRRIQKQLLAQLPPSEAKKLTRTMSMRNSREKTPIEETKSLCSVPRRYSIESNNKDLSLPRTKCVKTGTISEELYSNLPKPNYNNSNLLKANEEDGEKSKIPSTLPRKSRFLRPDFYDKPKDDTTVKDKEKKEREMETQKVLKEIRDKRKSRLNLKRERSLSRDTSKSESTEASEEIKNNNNNNKEINGNKEINIKYKPYIENVYGTIPKLNNSKLIKPKSLENGNLELNQPEDTNRILNNVSDSIKTIETNINSNNDYVNISPIVNEDEKIATKKEIKVSKLMRPKSYPTDTLKNVKTETKSDTFKKDIEKSKIAKPKKNEVKDELNEKLEFKEMHELKEKQELKEKQELKEKQELKEKQELKEIKNKSPPKINGEKSNKNRFLQSIEKKIEKLRGLNNGNGSRENSVEKKMLKEEKEKKSHIETAIKKLREQSLPRTIDHCITESGLIKRAVSVEDVPKCSTGRKPLEPSRKSVTKILGLFKKYEEKDKSGKSKLKKPKEVSKAADCNKDKESEERPKSFYEPPPLGKIDEAKTKSSKLPVNSFRRSLNLENKPKNKQIEENGNINNDLNFNNHKLDRANLKLDLSKTIDIPDQIPSTSSENRNSTATDDSSLFLSPCDDNVSCCDSWSICSDYHTHDLTSPISINGNIYSGDESGESVIDRIRRKSFYTRFNEKKKTPSRKPSISGSYRDLDLYKDYNNQRKSSSYVRSPGDYSSLDRRSVDYRFPTTERRLSYGSSQDSSSSPVKKDYRPYTRSSSLFNNDYVNVPHRYQTYNPRLTKHISSLYSPDTEDDAVDDLISAGKTRLSSYHYQPSRLNGRASSISPSIDKL; encoded by the exons ATGGTTGTTGGAGAcgcaaatattaataatattatggGCGGAATTGCCAATACGGGCGTTCGATTGCACagctataaaagaaaattgaaacaacG GTTcgatataatcaaaaaattaggCCAAGGTACGTACGGAAAAGTTCAATTGGGTATAAACAAGGAAACCGGACAAGAAGTTGCAATAAAAACcatcaagaaatcaaaaattgaaactgaAGCTGATTTAATCAGAATCAGAAGAGAAATTCAAATAATGTCTTCTGTTAGACATCCAAATATTGTTCATATTTATGAAG tattTGAAAATAGAGAAAAGATGGTTCTCGTGATGGAATACGCCGCGGGTGGTGAACTTTACGATTATTTATCAGAAAGAAAAGTGCTTGCGGAGGAGGAAGCACGGAGAATCTTCCGACAAATAGCGATAGCTTGCTATTACTGCCACaaacacaaaatttgtcaTCGAGATTTAAAACTCGAAAACATCTTATTAGACGAAAACGGAAACGCCAAA ATTGCTGATTTTGGTTTATCAAACGTCTTCGATGACACGCGATTGTTATCGACATTTTGCGGCTCTCCACTTTACGCCTCTCCTGAAATTGTTAAAGGGACGCCTTACCACGGACCGGAAGTCGACTGTTGGTCACTTGGTGTTCTTCTTTACACGCTAGTTTACGGTGCTATGCCTTTTGATGGGagtaattttaaacgattagTCAAACAAATTTCTCAAGGAGATTATTTTGAACCTAAAAAACCTAGTC CTGCTTCACCACTTATAAAAGATATGTTAACGGTGAACCCAAAATATCGCGCCGATATCTCGGATATATGTTCCCATTGGTGGGTGAATACGGGTTACGATGAATCTGCATTAGAAATATCAGAGTATTTAGCGAATCAAACCCCCGTTCGACTCGATTATTTGTTATCGTTGGCACCACCCCCACCGCAATTAGAAAGCGATAAACTCGTTGTAACCGGTGATGTAGTTCCAgatgaaaatgttaataaattggAAAGTGTAGCACCGCCGGCTAGATCTCAATCAGTTGGTAGTTTAATGGAATTATCACATCCGGCTGAAAAGCGTATAAAAGATTTACTTTCCGAACAACAACAAGCGACAACACCATCAACAACAACGCCTAAACGTAAATTGGAATTATTATCATCGAGCACAGATCAGATTAATCAAGCGAATCggaaagataaaattattaaagagaaTACGATTGCTGATATTTCAGTGCATGCGACTATTCATGAACATGCTCAAGAAGAAGACGCAAATAAAGCGTGTGAACCCGCGCCGTTAGATAAAAGTCGAACTCAAACGCTATCGAAAGAAATGGATGTCGAACAATTTGAGGAATCGGAACAAGGAGCTGCGTGTGCCGAAATACTCctcgaagaagaagaagcgAAAAAGAATGTGGATGTTAAAAAGCAGTTAAAAACCACCAAAACCGGTTCGAGTTTGGTTCCtacaaaattagaagaaatcaACGAAAATCCGAGTCAAGAAAATTTATgtgataaagaaaatgttattcaAAAGAAACCGGATGAGgtacaaaaagaagaaaaaattaaagaaaataaaacgcaagagaatgaagatgaaaaattaaaagataaatcacCAAGCaagaaagttaaaaaaattttaacagatAAAGATGACAATCGTAttgaaagtgttaaaaaagaagagattaaagaaaaacttgaagaaaaggaaataaaagatGATGAGGGTAGTAAAAAAGAagatgttgaaaataaaccaTTAGAACGACGAAGATCTAGAATATACGAGCAAGCGGAAAAGTTCCAAAATTTAATTGCTGCCAACGAAAGTAAAACAAACATACCGGAAAAACCGAAGAAAGTTATTTTACCTGGGGTTAATGTTGATGGTTATAAGAAacaatttgaaagaaaatgtAGCTTAACGTCGACCTCACCTCCGAAAGTCGCTAAGTGTAGCATACCAAAACGAATTAGTATCGATAAGCAACAAAGTGcggataaagaaaaaagtccGGAAGAAAAAATCCAAATCGAcgagaaaaagaaagaagaagttaaaaaagatgtaaaagaaaatgttaaagatattAAACCAGAAAAAAATGCGaag CCTTTGGATAcaaatctaaaagaaaaagaaaacatttccGATGAAAGAAAAACTCAATTAAAAAATGCCGTAAATGTAATTTCAAACGCTTTAGAAAAAGAAGGtactagaaaatcaaaatctcGTCCCTGTATAAGAAAACCCCCCGTACCTTTCGGTGTTGGTGGAAGATCAGCTTCCGGTAGTATTGGAATGATATCAACTCCTCTTTCACCGGAAGAAacacaaaaacaattaaaattacaaattagcCCCAACAACGATACCCGAATGGCCACAGTTCAAGTTTCCACTCCAGAGCATATAAAATATGAACCCGCTTTAGAGGATAATAAAACGTCGTCAGCggaaataacattaaaatcggcTACGTTACCGCGTAGAAAAACAACTAAAGCTGAGATTCATTTGAATTATCCACAACCGAAGCCGGCGACGATGGAATTTAAGACTGAAATGGCGCATAGGATTGAAGCGCCGCAGAAATTAACCACGCAAAGAAGTGAGGCTGTGTTCCCAGTGGTTGCAGCTCCTAATTTAACGCAACGATCCGCTAGCGTTGAACCGGACACTAATAAATCAAAACCAAAAGAACGCATTATTCCGATTGCCATTGAAAAACAAGATGATAAGAAGCAAAATGTTACTGTTACGTCTCCGGGTGCTAATGTTAAACCACCAATTACTGCAGTTGGAGCTAATAAAGggttacaaaatcaaaaatcttaTCAATCACAAag atcGAGTAGTTTATCAAGACAATCAACTCAAGAATCAGATTCGGAAAATACTGTATCAGGTGCCGGAGAACCAATTCGTAAATCACCAAGGGAATATATTATTCCAATTGCAGTTGAAGGTGGTGGATATGTAACACCCCGAGCTGGAAGTCTAGAACCAAGCGAAACAGGAAGTAcaactagcactattactaatAGCAGTAGAAGGTCGAAGTTCCCAAGAAGTGCGGCTCGTAGAATGAA ttCCTTGTTGAGTGATCGCGATGGATCGGAAGATGAATCGCCGTTTGCTATTCATCGACATAGTTCGTTTGGAAGGGATAGTGATACAGAAGAATCAAGAAAAGATACTTTCCCGATGCATAGATTAAg GAGTTCAAGACcaagaaaatcaaatttggaACATACAGATTCAATGAGTTCTGGAGAAGATGATGACGATGAtggttttgatattttaacagcagaaaatttgttttcaacaCTTTTATCTCGG GTAAAAGATTTGACTCAACGAATAAACGTGGATGATCGGCCTGGATTTCCTAGCAGTCGTTTATTAAGCCATTTCGATCATGGCACAAATTTCTGGAACTTCAAAAGTCGTTTGGATCCTTTTTCCAG AACGACACCGTTTGGGCGTACATTAAGCCAAGAACGTACAACTTCCGGTTCGAATCATTCTCCAAGACCGACAATTGGTGGGGGTGCCCCATGGAGGCGTAGCGTAAGCAGAGATCTTGCCTCGGACATCGAAAGCGTTTTTAATGACAATCAAACTCCCACACAAGCAGCCACGTTACCGAGAGGAG ATAATAAGCCAACCCAACAAGACAACCTTAATTTATCAGACCTCAacttgaaacaattaaaattatctgAAGAAGATGCGATAGCTTTGTCGTATTTAACACCAGGACTTTCAAGACGTATACAGAAACAATTATTGGCACAACTTCCTCCGTCggaagcaaaaaaattaacacgAACTATGTCGATGAGAAATTCGAGGGAAAAGACACCAATCGAGGAAACAAAGAGTTTGTGTTCAGTACCAAGACGTTATTCAATCGAAAGTAACAATAAAGATTTAAGTTTACCGAGAACTAAATGTGTTAAGACGGGAACGATTTCAGAGGAACTTTACAGTAATTTACCAAAACCAAATTACAACAATAGCAATTTATTGAAAGCAAACGAGGAGGATGGTGAAAAATCTAAGATACCATCAACATTACCTAGGAAATCGCGATTTTTACGACCGGATTTTTATGATAAACCTAAAGATGATACAACGGTTaaagacaaagaaaaaaaagagcGTGAAATGGAaactcaaaaagttttaaaagaaattagggataaaagaaaaagtcgattaaatttaaaaagggaAAGATCTTTATCGAGAGATACTTCAAAAAGTGAAAGTACAGAAGCAagtgaagaaattaaaaataataataataataataaagaaattaatggtaacaaagaaattaatattaaatataaaccgtacattgaaaatgtttatggtaCAATTCCaaagttaaataattcaaaattaataaaaccgaAATCTTTAGAAAACGGGAATTTAGAACTTAATCAACCAGAAGATACAAATCGcatattaaataatgtttccgattcaattaaaacgattgaaacaaatataaattcaaataatgaTTATGTTAACATTTCACCAATCgttaatgaagatgaaaaaattgctacaaaaaaagaaattaaagtatCAAAATTAATGCGGCCTAAAAGTTATCCAACTGATActttgaaaaatgtaaaaactgAAACGAAAAGTGACAcgtttaaaaaagatattgaaaaaagtaaaattgcaaaaccgaaaaaaaatgaagttaaagatgaattaaatgaaaaattggaATTTAAAGAGATGCAtgaattgaaagaaaaacaagaattaaaggaaaaacaggaattaaaagaaaagcaAGAGTTAAAGGAAAAGCAAGaattaaaggaaataaaaaataaaagtccGCCAAAAATAAATGGtgaaaaatcaaacaaaaatcgttttttgcaatcaattgaaaagaaaatagaaaaattacgTGGTTTAAATAACGGAAATGGAAGTCGTGAGAATagtgtagaaaaaaaaatgttaaaagaagaaaaagaaaaaaaatctcacaTAGAaactgcaataaaaaaattacgtgaACAAAGTCTACCGAGAACGATCGATCATTGTATAACAGAATCGGGATTAATAAAACGAGCTGTAAGCGTTGAAGATGTACCAAAATGTTCAACCGGAAGGAAACCTTTAGAACCATCGAGAAAATCTGTAACAAAAATACttggtttatttaaaaaatacgaagaaaaagataaatcagggaaaagcaaattaaaaaaaccaaaagaaGTTAGTAAAGCTGCTGATTgtaataaagataaagaaagCGAAGAGAGACCGAAATCGTTTTACGAACCACCACCATTAGGAAAAATTGATGAAGCTAAaacaaaatcatcaaaattacCAGTAAATTCATTTAGGCGtagtttaaatttagaaaataaaccaaaaaataaacaaatcgaagaaaatggtaatataaataacgatttaaattttaataatcacaAATTAGATCGTGCCAATTTAAAATTGGATTTATCGAAAACTATAGATATTCCCGATCAAATTCCGAGTACGAGTTCTGAAAATCGTAATTCAACCGCTACGGATGATAgttcattatttttatcacCGTGTGATGATAATGTGAGTTGTTGTGATTCGTGGTCGATTTGTTCCGATTATCACACCCACGATTTGACATCGCCCATTTCGATTAACGGAAATATATATTCGGGCGATGAAAGCGGCGAATCCGTTATTGATCGGATTCGAAGGAAAAGCTTTTACACACGAtttaatgaaaagaaaaaaactccATCGAGGAAACCGTCGATTTCCGGAAGTTATCGCGATTTAGATTTGTACAAAGATTATAATAATCAAAGAAAGAGTAGTTCTTACGTGAGGAGTCCCGGAGATTATAGTTCTTTGGATCGTCGATCAGTTGATTATCGATTTCCTACTACTGAGAGAAGATTGAGTTACGGTTCATCGCAGGATTCGTCTTCGTCGCCGGTTAAAAAAGATTACAGACCGTACACGAGAAGTTCGTCGTTGTTTAACAACGATTACGTTAATGTTCCGCATCGATATCAAACGTACAATCCGAGATTAACTAAACATATTTCATCGTTGTATTCCCCGGATACCGAAGATGATGCGGTCGATGATTTaatttcagctggaaagacGAGATT aaGCAGTTACCATTATCAACCATCAAGACTGAACGGAAGGGCATCAAGTATTTCACCATCAATAGacaagttataa